A window of Hordeum vulgare subsp. vulgare chromosome 5H, MorexV3_pseudomolecules_assembly, whole genome shotgun sequence genomic DNA:
GGTTAATTTGTCATGTTGACCATTTGATACAGTTACTGAAGAAGCCGAAGTATGGCGTGTTTGATCAACCGTCTTTGAGCCACGCCCTCGGCCTGTTCCACCACGTCCCCTTCCACGGCCTTGCTTTTTCCTGCTTGGGTTTTCCGAAGGCAGTCGTGCGTCCGCAACATCTAGTACTTTTGCTGCCGCATTAGCTGATCCCTGGAATTCACAATCATGAAAGAACGCACCAGCCAGAATTTTTATTACAAGGAATGGAAAGCAAGTGCAAAATAGAATTGTCCGTGTTTAATTCTATCCAATTCATGCCAGACGATCACACCTCAAAATTTCCAAGATCTAGGCCGCGGTCATCATCCGGGGATCTCGGACGCTTCAGTGTGTTCTTCTGTATCAAGAACTCCTCGCCATTCTGCTCAGCAAATGCAGAAAACATTAGTCTAGGTTACATGAAATAGAATTGTGAACTGAAATGCTAAATTAACCAGTAGTTAGCTACAGTATGAAGCGACATGTGCAGGTTTACCGAAAGAGGTATTACAAATAGTTCTAACCAGCATGATTGTACCAACATAGGTAATATACAGGTTACTTGAGCAGTAAAAGGGGGGAGAAAGAACAGGGGAGGTACGAGGTTTAGGGCTGACATCATcatccgaagaggaggaggactcgGGCAGCTCCTCCTGCTCCATGAAGGTGGGGGCGGAGGCGGCGGAGACAACCGGGTAGTGCGGCGGAGACGGGGGCGGCACCGAGACGGCCTTGCCGGCCATGCGCGCCTCGAGCTTGGCGAGCTTGGACGAGGACGGGTTGGAGTTGGACGAGAGGTGCTGCACTATGTCCTCCCCCGCGGCCGACATTGCCGCCGCCTGCTCCCAGACCAAACCGGATCGGGCCGTGCCCCCCGAAGCTTCCAGGAGAAGCAACCGCCGCAGGCACGCACGCGCCGGTCAGAGCCCCCTCCTCACCGCACGGAGCAGGCGAGCTCGCGGGTCGATCTACCGTGGCCGCGCGCGGTACGGGAGCCGACGAGCGGGGGGCGGGCGCGAATGCTACCTCGGGGAGCGAGCGGCCGACGCAGCaaccgccgcccctctcctcCCTCGACCCGGCGACTCGCTGGCCGCCGCGGCGTACGCTGACGGCGGCGCCGCCGCGAGATGTGGGGGCGATTGGGGTTTCGCAGCTCTGCGCGCACGCCCGACCGGAAACGGAGGCGCAGGCAGGCAGGCGCACCACCTCCCCCCTCGCTCCCCTCCCCTCACAGTTCCCCCTGCGATTCCATTGCCACTCTCTGCTTTTATTTTCCCTGCTCCCGCTCCACTGGGCCCAGACCTCTCAGCCCGCGTCCACCGAGGCCCAGACGTCTCGGCCCTCAATCCCTCATCCATCGAGGCCCATAAACCGGCCCTTGGGCTCTTCCTGTGAGAGACGACTGTTTTTGCTGGggttcgagtttctccccctggtGCGCCGCCTCCTCCGCAGCTCGGCGAGAGAACAATGGCGAGCGgcgcggaggaggaggggagagcgaggcgggaggccggcgaggaggaTACGGACGAAGACGACGAGCGGCCGCAGCtgagcgcggcggcggcgggggcgctgCGGGAGTTCCTCGAGGAGCAGGGACGGCACGaaggggaaaaggggggaggagaaggggTGGAGCTGGTGGCGGAGGACTGGCGGCTGAGCCAGTTCTGGTACGACGAGCGCACCGCTCGGGAGCTGTCGGAGGAGGTCGCCCGCCTCGCCTCCGGTCTTCCCGCCGGCGCCAGCACCAGCGCTGCCGTGGCCTGCGTCGCGTGCCCGACGCTCTACGCCTACCTCAGGAAGAGCAGCCCGGATGTGCCGGCGCGGCTGCTCGAGTACGACGAGCGGTTCGGGCAGTACGGCGACGACTTCGCCTTCTACGACTACAACCAGCCGGAGGCGCTGCCGCCCGCCATGAAGCACGCCTTCCAGATCGTCGTCGCGGATCCTCCTTACCTGGTATGGTTTCCAGTCCCTTTGATTTGCTTAGCTCCCGAGTAGAATTTACAGGTTTGACTGAATTGTGGAGAGGAATGTCGATTCGTTGCTGGTGCAGAGTCAGGAGTGCTTGGAGAAGGTCGCCAAGACGGTCTCCTTTCTCGCGCAGCCTGAAGGCTCATTCCTGCTGTTGCTCACAGGTAATTCAGTTCTGATGCATCTGTTCTAATACTTTTATGGAATTATATATAGGGGCTGCTGATTGTGTGCGTTTGTTAGATTTTGTTTGCAATCAAGGGTGAACACTATGATCGTACTATCATCTCCATCGCTGGAAAGTTTGTGCCTATACCATTGCTTCTTTCCTTCAGACTTAAACATTTGGTATCACATCTCGTTAGAGCGAGCGTGTGACCTATGTAGCTGAGATTACTTTGGATTGAGCGCAACATCGGCAGCTTATATTTATAATTTGGAACCAAACATCATGTACTTATTCTTGTATGTGAATGTTCTCTTGAAAATGTTAGTTGTATTCTTTGGAGCTtatgtgtatatatatctctGTGTGTGTGTAGTCGTCACTAGTTGACAATTTAAGTATCTTGATACCTCGTAAATTTTGTaataacatcttatattatgggcCAGAGGGAGTAGAAAACATTGCTGGTGTTGTTTTGTGAGAAGTCAATATGGATCAAAATTTGTAATTCTGAATCATCCGTTTTCTTTCTCTAACGCTTTTGATTCATGCTTCTTTCGTCAGGGGAAGTTCAGAAGGACCGCGCACTGGAGCTCCTAAACGTGCGCCCCTGCGGTTTCAAACCTCAGCACTCGAACAAACTGGGAAATGTGTTCCGGCTGTTCACGAATTACGACCCGGTAGACAGACTTGGTGGCTGGGATCGGAGCGATGGCGCCCCGGTTTAGCCATGCCAAGTTGTCCATGGCTCTGGTCGTTCATTACATATTTACATGCTTAGAAACTGGACATGTCTTGGGCAAGTACAGAGATGTCCATCCTATGGATACTCTGATATGATGCATCTTTCAGTCATGTGCTGTCAGGTTTTTTTTCATTTAGAAATTGGACACAACTTTGGTAATGTTTCTCTTTGATACATATGTGTACTGTCATGTATTAGGTGAACCAAGTTCTTCACAAATGTTCCTGTCTTGAGCCACATGGCCGTGATTGAGATTGAGACTAAACTTCTGGACGTACTACACATGATCGAGATGCTTGCACACCAAACGTACTACACAGGATCTCGATCACTCCATCTTCTAAGTCGTTATTGGAAGCACAAGTCGCTTGATGCAGTACAGTAGTAGTTATGAACAAGTAGATGTGGTTCCCTTTGGCCGGGCTTCACTTGTGGTGCGCTTTGTTGGGCGGCTTGACGATGAGGACGGGACAGGAGGCGTGATGTGCGAGGTAGTCGCTCACGCTGCCCAGCAACGCCCTGCAACACACCACCAGCACAAGGTCACGAAGACGATTGATATGTTAGTTACATGGAGGCCATGGCGATCGGCGCGTACCTCTTGATCATGCCCAGGCCGCGGCTGCCGAGGACGAGGAGGTCGGCGCGCGCGTCCTCCACGGCCTGGCAGATGGCCTCCTTGGCGtcgccctccaccaccgccgccgtggCGCTCACCTGCTTCTGCCTGCACACGTCCAGCGCGCGGGCCACCGCCTTCCGGGAGTTCTCCGCCTGCGCCCTCCTCATGGAGTCCATCGCCGTCGGCGGCGCGTAGGCCAGGCCTGCTTCCACAGTCCACGACGCCGCACGCACGCACCAACCAGGTGTGTCAGTGGAGCGCCCCGAGCTCAGAGTTCAGACGGTTAGCGCGCGTGAGGATGCTTAGCTCACCGTGGGCGGCGACGGGGTAGACGAAGTGGTCGACGGGGTGCTGGGCGTGGACGACGACGACGGACGCGCCGGGGTGGTGCCGGACGACGTTGTCGAGCGCCCACGAGAGCGCGTGCAGGCTCTCCTCGCTCGcgtccaccgccgccaccaccttcaTCGTCGTGACCTCCGCTCCAGGCGCCATGCCGCTCGCCATGGCCACGGCCTCGGCGCTCGCCTCCTCCATATAACGATGCCTTCACTTGCGGTGAGAGTGAGACCAAGACCGGCTTCGTGCCTGGCGATCGCTGCCTCGATCGACCACATCGCCTGTCGTATATATATATGCGCGCGCGCGCGCACGGTCGGCGCCGCTGGCTTTTGGATGTGAACGGCAcgggatagatggatggatggatagaGATGGGGAGCGAGACGCGGTGGCTTTTGGTCCGTAGCTCCCGCCGTGCGTGCGTTCGTCAACTCCTGCTCGCTTGCGGCGGTCGGACGGTGTATCTTGGCTTCATTGGGCCGTTGAGTTTGGCGCGTCCCCTGCTCGCGGTCTGCTCCGGGGATTCGCACAAGTGCCCACTGCCCAGAACCAGAAGCCTTGTCAAGCCACCGAAAACCGTAGAGCCTTTTTTTTAGTGCTAATAACTAACGAACATAGGGGAGGGCGTCAAATGCAGCCTCAAGGGAAGCGCGGCTCTCAACAAAAGTGTCACTCGATCGTGCGAGATGGCGTCGGGCTCGAGTGGATCGTGCGAGACATGCGATACGAGATGGTGTGTCTCCTTCGCCGTCGATATCGGCTCGCGGCAGCTACGCTTTGCCGACGGCGAGCTGCTTCTCCGACGGGAGGCTCTCAGGTTAGTACTGAGGGATGCGAGAGGGGTTACCATCGATGCTCGGTGCCTTcgggaaggggaaaccctagatatTGATGTCATGGTGGCGTTCCCCTGTTACTTCGCGAGAATTCGAGATCGGCTGCCGGAGAATTGGGCTCCGGTGAGGGCGGCCGAGGATACGGCGTCAGCCAGGAGGAGGGGAACGATGGGTGGGGGTGATG
This region includes:
- the LOC123452243 gene encoding EEF1A lysine methyltransferase 1-like gives rise to the protein MASGAEEEGRARREAGEEDTDEDDERPQLSAAAAGALREFLEEQGRHEGEKGGGEGVELVAEDWRLSQFWYDERTARELSEEVARLASGLPAGASTSAAVACVACPTLYAYLRKSSPDVPARLLEYDERFGQYGDDFAFYDYNQPEALPPAMKHAFQIVVADPPYLSQECLEKVAKTVSFLAQPEGSFLLLLTGEVQKDRALELLNVRPCGFKPQHSNKLGNVFRLFTNYDPVDRLGGWDRSDGAPV